The genome window AGCGTGGCCAATGCGGGGCCGCACGGGTGATGGCGAGATTGTAGTAGGAGTTGATAAAACCACTTGGTGCTGGCACATAGACCGCCAGCCCATGAGAACCATCTTGCCCTGCTGGACCGTGCATCGATTCAAGAATAGCTCCGTCTGGCCCGGTAAGTGCATTCTCCATAGCAATGGCCGCTTGCTGCATGTCCGTATCGGATGTCCCCGTTCTTACCAGCTCCGCATAGTCCCACAAGTCCTTATTGTCTCGATAGCTCGTCGTGTAGTGTTGTGCTCCGCCAAGCTGACGGTTTTGGAAATTAGGGTCCTGACGAAGCCGATAAAACAGATTCTGCTGGTCGTTCACATGAATGCTGAGCACAGCTCCAAAATTGTCGAGCGCACTGGCCGTACTATCCATTCGACTTAGGTCTATCATGGACTGCGTAAGCTCAGAGGCATACCCTCCTGTATTGTTTACATAGAGTGGATCATTGATAAACTCATGGATGATCGCGTTTCCTAAATCGCAGTCGGTAAATGTGCCTCCGCTTGCTTTCAGATCGCCAAGCCATTTGTCATACGGATAGCCAGGCGCCGGCGGACTCTCTTCTGAACCGACCATGATTCGAGCAGAATGCCGAACTTCATAGGCCACCTCGATCATCTGTTCAAGAGAGCAGTCAAGAATAAGCATATCTATCGGCTGTGCCGCTGCCGCCAAGGCCTGAGGCAACTCCCATGTCTCAATCTCATCGGTATATTCGTCATCCTCTGCAACAGCCCTCGTCCCGACATTGGGCGGCGCGACCTTGCTCTCAGCCGAGCGGTAGACATTTAACCACCCGGAACCGTGATCCCATATCACCAATGCCACATTATCAGCAGGAAAGGTCTGAGTTCCCCACCGCACAAAGTCCGCTAACGCCTGATAACTTCCCATATCTTCAGTGCCATTGGGACGGCCATTGGGGTCGGGCAAGGTGTCCTTGAAACCGGTAGTATTGACAGGAGTGTTTCCGGGCGGGTCCGGCAACCGATCGCTGTTCAACGGGCGCGTATCGCCATTGCTTATCGCATTGATATCGGCCTGACTGTGCTGATGAATAAGGTACCTTCGAACTCCATAAAAGGAGGGGTTACAGTCTGGGCAGTTATTGGTTTTGCTAGCCGGTATCTGCTTCCACTGCAGCACAATGTTAATGTTGCTATCGGAGCCCACTGAGGCCATCTGCGCTACATTTTCCAAGCTGTAGGGCTGCAGATTGTTAGCAGCCTGCATGTAGATGAGGATCGTCCAACGCGCTCGTCCATTCTGATGTGGGTTGGCACTGCAAGCTGCACGGCCTGTGTAGGGGCCAGGAGTCGGTGGAGGTAAGTTTGAACCTCCTGCACTGCCCCCTACACCGCTTGTTCCCCCTCCACAGCCCGACAGAGATGCCGCAATAACACCAAATATACCAATGCAAACGCCTACTCTTTGCCATCCGTACTGCAGCCTACTGACCATCTCAAATACCTGTTAAAATCTTTATGTTTGCTTTAGTATTCCACACCTCCTTTCCCCAATGCAAGGGCATGTTGTTACAAACAGCTGTCCCGGTATATGCCCAGCTATACCTACATATATCCGGCAACACCAAGCAGCTCCCGGATCTCCTCGTCGGTAGAGGGATCGGCAAGAAGTTGCGCAGTCAGCCCGTTGGCGGGTTTAACTCCGTAGATGCTCGGCTTCTGCCAGGTTGGCCCATAGCTCCATAGCAGCAGACGCCGCATAGAGCAGCCTGGTTGAGTGGGCATGGCGCGATGCCATAAGGAACCATGCATGATCACCGCACTGCCAGCTGGTACTTTCAAAACCACTTGGCCGGGTTTGTCATCAAAAACGTCCTTGTCGAGATCGCGCTCCAACCAATGATGCGAACCCGGCACGACGCACAAAGGCCCACTTCTCTCATCTATATCGTCTAGATAGAGCAGCACCTCGATCGTTTCAGGGCGAGCAAAGAATGGCGGAATGGGGTCGGGAACCACTCGCTGGTGGAAATGCCACTCGGTCTCCTTGTTTGGATCATCCGGGAAACAGACGCGACCGGTTAGACCGCGCCACTGCACCGAAGGGCCCAGCAGTGCCCTAGCAACTGATAGCGTCGGTTGAAAGGTTAGCAACTCCAAAAACGTCGGGTGCTTATCCAAAAGATGGCGGATGAATATCCCTCCAAAAGCGCGCCCGCCCCCTGTTTCTAAATTCGTATCCGCCGCAATCGCCTCATCCAACGCACAACGGAGCCGTTCCACCTGATCCATCGGGATCAAGCGCTCCCGAACTAGATAACCGTCCTTCACAAACGTGGCGATCTCCTCGGGAGTAGCTAGCACCTCGACCTCTCGAATCGGGTATCCACGATGCGCATCGCGCACTTTGTAGGTAATACGGTACCTTCCTGGAATAGCCTCTGGGTTGAACCGTATTGTCTTCATCGTCCAAGTTCTCCTTTCACGTGATTAAGCCTAGACATGATACGAAATACTACCCGAATATGTAGCCTTGCCACTATAGGGCCATTCCCTTCAACAGATAGACTTGCTTTAGCCCTAACTCTCTCTAGGGAACTTATCCAGAGGTTTGCACTTATTCCATAAAAAGACGCTACAAGACAATTGAGGTATGTAGGATTCGTTATCCCCTTTCTTGAATATAAGTAGAAAAACAATGGAAAGGTAGCTATATGCCGTACACACTACCTGATACCAACATTTTTCGACGCCGTTTTTTCTCCTCTCTCGCCATCCCTCTTGGCGCCGAGGCCATTCTCATTGGCGTGCTCTTCTGGAACGTACTTGCCCTTAGAAATGCTATCTTTTGGGTAAATCATACCTATCAGGTCGTCTCCAATGCCGAAAACCTTCAACGCAACTTTAATGAGGCCGAATCGGCCTATCTCCACTTTCTCATCTTCCATTCTCCCACCTCCCTTACCACATATCAAGCCGTCACGGTTTCGCTCTCTCGTTCTATCTCGTCGCTACAAAGAGAGATTGCCGATAACCCTATCCAAGTCCGCCGGCTCAACACCGTCAAAACTTTATTAGCCGATTGGCGTTATGCTACCCAAAAAAACATTGCTGCTCCCACACGAAGTTCCGTTCTCAAAGCCGTCGCGCTACATGCATTTCGTGCTCACCAAAACCTAGACGTCCTTCTAGGTGCCTTTATTGGGGAAGAGAAGAGATTGCTAACGCAGCGGCTTCGTACGTACAGTGATAATCTCATCCTCATGTTTGCTATTATAGGCCTGCTCTCGCTTACCAGTATTACCCTCGTCTTTTGGGGGTTCAATAATTTAAGAACACTTTCGAGCAACTACGAGCGCTCCTTAACACTAGGCCGTTCCCAGTTCGACCAGCTCCAAAAAGAGAAAGAGTTCCGCGACAAAGTCCTCGAAAACAGTGTGATTTCTATCGTGGTCATAGCTAGAGAAGGGCGCTTTTCCTATGTCAACCAGAAGGCCGCTCAACTCCTCGGCTACACTCCTGAAGAGCTTATCGGCCAATCGTTTCTTATGGCGGTTCCTCCCGACGAGGCAGAAAGACTGCAAGCGATGTTCGACCGCACTTTACACGAGAAAAGCTCTGTAACCGATGTTGAGGTCCGCGCTCTCCGCAAAGATGGCTCTATTCGGAATGTAGTGTTTGGCTGGGTGCCCCTGCTCTCAGAAAACGAGGTTATCGGCCTAGTCGCCTGCGGCATGGATATCACCGAGAAAAAACGCCTCGAACAGGAGCTATTGGCCGCTCAAAAACTGGAGAGTCTCGGCCGGCTTGCCGGAGGTATCGCACATGACTTCAATAACGTTCTCACCGCCATCTTTGGCTACATGGAGCTCGCTTCCGAAGAGCTTCCCCCCAATCACCCGGTTCAAGTGCGACTTCGCGACACAGAGCGCGCTGCTGAGAGTGCCGCAACGCTTACTCAGCAGCTGTTGGCCTTCGCGCGTCGTCAGATCATACAACCCCGCCTCATCCGTCTTGATGAACTCGTCCAAAACATTCAGCCTATGCTCCAAAGGCTTATCGGGGAAAATATCGAGTTGCGCGTCAAAGTGGAACAGGTTCATCTGGTCAAGGTAGACCCTGGTCAAATGGAGCAGATACTTGTGAACCTGGCGGTCAATGCACGCGATGCAATGCCTGAAGGTGGCGTGCTCACGATCGGCGTGGAAGACGTCTTTATTGATGAAACCTATGCCCAGCGCCATGAGGAGGTACGCCCCGGCAATTATGTTATGCTTACGGTGAGCGATACTGGGGTAGGAATGGACCAAAGTATTCACCAACACATCTTTGAACCCTTTTTTACCACGAAACCGCAAGGCCGCGGCACCGGTCTTGGCCTTGCAACATGCTATGGCATCGTAAAGCAAGCTGGAGGCCATATCTGGCTCTACAGTGAGCCGGGACATGGTACAACTTTTAAAATATTCCTTCCCCACGCCGAAGGCGCCCCAGAAGAGCTTCAACCGCATGAATCTACCCTACCCCCGGTGCCTAAGGGCACAGAAACTATCCTCCTCGCCGAAGACGAACCGAGCGTGCGTGAAGTTGCCGCTTCCGCGCTTCGGGCGCAAGGCTATACGGTGCTGGAAGCAGGCTCTGGAGACGAGGCCATCCGGCTTGCCGAGCGTCATCCCGACCCCATTCATCTTCTTATCACCGACGCCATTATGCCCAGCATGAGCGGACGCGATCTCGCCGAACACCTCCGGCAAACTCGCAAGGTCGAGAAGGTCCTCTATATCTCAGGCTACACGGAAAACGCCATCGTCCATCAGGGTGTGCTCGAACAAGGTATTTTCTTTCTACCTAAACCTTTTACACCGAGTGGTCTTCTACGAAAAGTTCGCGAGGTGCTTGATAGTCCTGCTTAAATCCTGTTCTACCCGAGAAGGTCGCATATGCCTAGCCGTTTTGTCTACCGGTATCCCAATACTCTGTTTACGGCTTATCAAGGGATGCTCTATACAACCCTCTTACTCTGCCCGTTCTCTTTGCAAGCACAGCAAGTTGTGCTAAAGCCAAATTCTGTCGTCTCAAAAGCCACCATTTTCCGCCCAGGCACTTACACCCTCGAAGACCGCGATCTCCCTATGCTGGTTGTCCGTGGTCAAAACTTTACCCTCGACCTACGTAACGTTCGCATCCGTGGCGCTTACCATAACCGCGGCATCGGCATCTATATCGTCCATTCGCATAACATCACGATCCGCCATGCCAACGTGGCAGGCTGTCTCTATGGCATTCTTATCGAAAACTGTCGGTCAATTCGTATACTAGATAGCGATCTATCTCATAACGGATGTCCGAAGGTCGGTACTATCATTGATGAAAGTGGAAACCAACCCCAAGACCAATGGGGAGCCGGAATTTTGGTGCGTAACAGCGCATATTGTTCCATCTCCAACAGCATAGCCCAATATGCATGGGATGGTATTGATCTGGTGCGTTCTCAAAACTGTATCCTTACCAACTGCGCTCTCTCCTACAACAACAATTGGGGAATACACCTATGGCAAGCCAGCCATAACATCATCCGCAATAACCGCGCTATCTGGTGTACAACAGGAGCAGGGCAGCTCTATCAAGCTCTCGGCGGATGGTCAACTCTCGATTCGGCCGGCATCTGTTTGGAACATGCCAGCAGCAATAACCTGGTAGAAGGAAATGACTTTCGCTTTGGCGGCGACGGCATTTTCGTTCGCGCAAATGAAGGCCCCCTCGTCCCAGGACATACCGTTCCGCCCCGTTTCAGCTCCGACAACAACTGTTTTCGCAACAATGACTGCTCCTTTAGTCCTAACAATGCCATCGAGGTAGACCTGGTGGCCAACACGATCATCGAGCAGAATAACTGCTCTAATTCAAACTATGGATTATGGCTCGGCTATTCCCGCAATACAAAAGTGCGGGGCAACGAGTGCATCAACGACACCACAAGGGCCGTTGAGATCGAAAATGGCCAAAACATTCTCTTAGAAGGCAACGTTTTCGGTTTCGACGTCCCAAAGCAAGATACGCCTCTGGTTTATCTGCGACAAAATGGCCGTGATTCTGTTCCCTCCGGACCTTATCATATAACGGGTAATCTCTTCTATGGAGCCAGAACCCCATTAAAACTTCTGAACACACAAGCAGACCTCTTCCATAACTTCTTTTGTCTCCCATCTCAATTCTCGGTGGTATCTCCTACGAGCTATATTGAAGCCGATCCGCTATCTCACTATCAAAATCGCGATCCCGTCGTCTATTCTGAGGACGATCGAGCTACTCTTCCTCCCCTACCGTATAAACTCCAGGTCGGCAAGCCACTCCTTCTTTCCAACCTTCACTTGCGCCTTCCCCTTGTCGTACCCGTTGTTGAACTGAACGGCATTCCCCTGTGGGTCAAAGCCTATCGCAAGGATCATTTAAAGCTGGAAATACCAACCGATTTTTGGGATCGGCCTCACGCTTCCTCAGCCGAGCTGCGTCTTTTTGATGGATATGGTTGGAGCCACATCGCGCGCATTGCCGTGGACTATCCTGCAAGCACTTCAGATATTCAAACGGTAATGCCAAACCCAA of Chthonomonas calidirosea T49 contains these proteins:
- a CDS encoding clostripain-related cysteine peptidase codes for the protein MVSRLQYGWQRVGVCIGIFGVIAASLSGCGGGTSGVGGSAGGSNLPPPTPGPYTGRAACSANPHQNGRARWTILIYMQAANNLQPYSLENVAQMASVGSDSNINIVLQWKQIPASKTNNCPDCNPSFYGVRRYLIHQHSQADINAISNGDTRPLNSDRLPDPPGNTPVNTTGFKDTLPDPNGRPNGTEDMGSYQALADFVRWGTQTFPADNVALVIWDHGSGWLNVYRSAESKVAPPNVGTRAVAEDDEYTDEIETWELPQALAAAAQPIDMLILDCSLEQMIEVAYEVRHSARIMVGSEESPPAPGYPYDKWLGDLKASGGTFTDCDLGNAIIHEFINDPLYVNNTGGYASELTQSMIDLSRMDSTASALDNFGAVLSIHVNDQQNLFYRLRQDPNFQNRQLGGAQHYTTSYRDNKDLWDYAELVRTGTSDTDMQQAAIAMENALTGPDGAILESMHGPAGQDGSHGLAVYVPAPSGFINSYYNLAITRAAPHWPRFLLAQVK
- a CDS encoding phytanoyl-CoA dioxygenase family protein; this encodes MKTIRFNPEAIPGRYRITYKVRDAHRGYPIREVEVLATPEEIATFVKDGYLVRERLIPMDQVERLRCALDEAIAADTNLETGGGRAFGGIFIRHLLDKHPTFLELLTFQPTLSVARALLGPSVQWRGLTGRVCFPDDPNKETEWHFHQRVVPDPIPPFFARPETIEVLLYLDDIDERSGPLCVVPGSHHWLERDLDKDVFDDKPGQVVLKVPAGSAVIMHGSLWHRAMPTQPGCSMRRLLLWSYGPTWQKPSIYGVKPANGLTAQLLADPSTDEEIRELLGVAGYM
- a CDS encoding PAS domain S-box protein → MPYTLPDTNIFRRRFFSSLAIPLGAEAILIGVLFWNVLALRNAIFWVNHTYQVVSNAENLQRNFNEAESAYLHFLIFHSPTSLTTYQAVTVSLSRSISSLQREIADNPIQVRRLNTVKTLLADWRYATQKNIAAPTRSSVLKAVALHAFRAHQNLDVLLGAFIGEEKRLLTQRLRTYSDNLILMFAIIGLLSLTSITLVFWGFNNLRTLSSNYERSLTLGRSQFDQLQKEKEFRDKVLENSVISIVVIAREGRFSYVNQKAAQLLGYTPEELIGQSFLMAVPPDEAERLQAMFDRTLHEKSSVTDVEVRALRKDGSIRNVVFGWVPLLSENEVIGLVACGMDITEKKRLEQELLAAQKLESLGRLAGGIAHDFNNVLTAIFGYMELASEELPPNHPVQVRLRDTERAAESAATLTQQLLAFARRQIIQPRLIRLDELVQNIQPMLQRLIGENIELRVKVEQVHLVKVDPGQMEQILVNLAVNARDAMPEGGVLTIGVEDVFIDETYAQRHEEVRPGNYVMLTVSDTGVGMDQSIHQHIFEPFFTTKPQGRGTGLGLATCYGIVKQAGGHIWLYSEPGHGTTFKIFLPHAEGAPEELQPHESTLPPVPKGTETILLAEDEPSVREVAASALRAQGYTVLEAGSGDEAIRLAERHPDPIHLLITDAIMPSMSGRDLAEHLRQTRKVEKVLYISGYTENAIVHQGVLEQGIFFLPKPFTPSGLLRKVREVLDSPA
- a CDS encoding right-handed parallel beta-helix repeat-containing protein, which gives rise to MPSRFVYRYPNTLFTAYQGMLYTTLLLCPFSLQAQQVVLKPNSVVSKATIFRPGTYTLEDRDLPMLVVRGQNFTLDLRNVRIRGAYHNRGIGIYIVHSHNITIRHANVAGCLYGILIENCRSIRILDSDLSHNGCPKVGTIIDESGNQPQDQWGAGILVRNSAYCSISNSIAQYAWDGIDLVRSQNCILTNCALSYNNNWGIHLWQASHNIIRNNRAIWCTTGAGQLYQALGGWSTLDSAGICLEHASSNNLVEGNDFRFGGDGIFVRANEGPLVPGHTVPPRFSSDNNCFRNNDCSFSPNNAIEVDLVANTIIEQNNCSNSNYGLWLGYSRNTKVRGNECINDTTRAVEIENGQNILLEGNVFGFDVPKQDTPLVYLRQNGRDSVPSGPYHITGNLFYGARTPLKLLNTQADLFHNFFCLPSQFSVVSPTSYIEADPLSHYQNRDPVVYSEDDRATLPPLPYKLQVGKPLLLSNLHLRLPLVVPVVELNGIPLWVKAYRKDHLKLEIPTDFWDRPHASSAELRLFDGYGWSHIARIAVDYPASTSDIQTVMPNPMHPGDIVTLEGRHLGRGRLRVNGKIVWPIAHTESSIRFQLPYTILTSRGLNLLLERQGEYLTPPLSLFVEVLPQNVPHLIEVRFEPKTLHVGELLKVTFVLKNNLPVAAPLMQAPKPGFVYNENQSWQQAGYEEEAGTLELAVTSDHPGDLPPGLWPYRFGFGQATLPAHQTLEVKGFIRVQTPGTHLYRAGLVVAGERFIDDGVFPTQITVLP